In a genomic window of Infirmifilum sp. NZ:
- a CDS encoding MFS transporter: MAGRLSQLASSLKRIHRNIWVLATGWLFWSPVQSMAGPYVQLYLSRLGAAPEDLSLVQSLQQYANAAARIVGGYFADRHGRKKIIWVGTLLVAATYLLMAIAEDWRFYAFASSLNSLSLFYQPALESIQADSVLLEARGRTYAFIQFASGLVSSVAPLGGAAVVNTLGLVDGVRLSFVLSGLVGFVIAWIRFKYMVETLPPNTNGEGFLEAYRSSLRILRGNIMYLLVIDVIQNLVGAMTFLGNYYMFYYLGIDNTGLGVLATLGGVTGLLFTLPAGYIVDKRGRGPSLTWGYLLGTISLLVFVATPPRAPTALPLLALSSVIGSLGGPLYGLAWGSLRADLVPKEHRGRIYALLGIPPTIAWSIGAMIGGWMYSSLGPQTPFTASLLLRVLLTPLLLALFREMTLRVDAQLKGK; encoded by the coding sequence ATGGCGGGCAGGCTCTCACAACTCGCATCATCGCTGAAGCGAATCCACAGGAACATATGGGTTCTTGCAACAGGGTGGCTTTTCTGGTCACCAGTCCAGTCGATGGCCGGGCCTTACGTGCAACTGTACCTCAGCAGGCTCGGAGCCGCGCCCGAGGATCTATCGCTAGTGCAGTCCCTCCAGCAATACGCGAATGCGGCGGCGAGGATAGTTGGAGGCTACTTCGCCGACAGGCACGGCAGGAAGAAGATAATATGGGTGGGCACCCTGCTCGTGGCGGCCACCTACCTGCTCATGGCTATAGCGGAGGACTGGCGCTTCTACGCCTTCGCCTCAAGCCTCAACAGCCTCTCCCTGTTCTACCAACCCGCGCTGGAAAGCATACAGGCGGACTCCGTGCTTCTAGAGGCGAGGGGCAGAACGTACGCCTTCATCCAGTTCGCAAGCGGCCTTGTATCCTCCGTCGCGCCGCTCGGGGGCGCTGCGGTGGTGAACACCCTTGGACTGGTCGACGGTGTCAGGTTAAGCTTTGTGCTCAGCGGGCTAGTCGGCTTCGTCATAGCGTGGATCAGGTTCAAGTACATGGTGGAAACCCTCCCACCGAACACCAACGGTGAGGGCTTCCTGGAAGCATACCGCAGCAGCTTGAGGATTTTGAGAGGTAACATCATGTACCTGCTGGTCATCGACGTTATCCAAAACCTGGTGGGTGCGATGACATTTCTCGGAAACTACTACATGTTCTACTACCTCGGAATAGACAATACGGGGCTAGGAGTGCTGGCTACCCTGGGAGGGGTCACAGGCCTCCTATTCACTTTGCCCGCTGGCTACATAGTGGACAAGCGCGGGAGAGGTCCCTCCCTCACATGGGGGTACCTCCTCGGCACGATAAGCCTCCTTGTATTCGTCGCTACACCGCCCAGAGCGCCAACCGCTCTACCACTGCTAGCGCTGTCGTCCGTGATAGGGTCGCTAGGGGGCCCCCTCTACGGGTTAGCTTGGGGCTCGCTGCGCGCAGACCTCGTGCCTAAGGAGCACAGGGGGAGGATATACGCTCTCCTAGGAATACCGCCAACCATCGCGTGGAGCATCGGCGCGATGATAGGAGGCTGGATGTACAGCTCCCTTGGCCCCCAGACCCCCTTCACCGCAAGCCTCCTGCTGAGAGTCCTCTTGACCCCCCTGCTCCTGGCGCTCTTCAGGGAGATGACCCTGCGCGTTGACGCTCAGCTTAAAGGTAAGTAG
- a CDS encoding NAD+ synthase yields MLPKIDLELARASIVRGLRSYVLETAGKRGGVVGVSGGVDSAVVAVLASQALGPENVHALILPSASTPEADVRDAFTVVEKAGIPDSNVELIEIEPILACFDKALGSMSNVERGNLAARVRMAILHQRAYRLNSLVVGTGDRSEILIGYFTKYGDGGVDVLPIGGLYKTYVRQLALHLGLPESIALKPSSPRLWPGHEAEKELGLSYEVLDEVLYWLFDVGLEPEEVSSVAGVDRKIVERVVEMHRKSSHKREPPKVIKPAIRYL; encoded by the coding sequence ATGCTTCCCAAGATAGACCTCGAGCTCGCGCGCGCCTCGATTGTAAGGGGCCTCAGAAGCTACGTGCTCGAGACGGCCGGGAAGAGGGGCGGCGTTGTGGGTGTCAGCGGGGGTGTTGACAGCGCCGTGGTCGCGGTGCTGGCTTCGCAGGCCCTGGGTCCCGAGAACGTCCACGCCCTGATCCTGCCCAGCGCCTCAACGCCGGAGGCTGACGTGAGGGACGCTTTCACGGTCGTTGAGAAAGCCGGTATACCGGACTCGAATGTCGAGCTGATAGAGATCGAGCCCATACTGGCCTGCTTCGACAAGGCGCTTGGGAGCATGAGCAACGTGGAGAGGGGGAACCTAGCCGCGCGCGTCAGGATGGCTATCCTTCATCAGCGGGCCTACAGGCTCAACAGCCTCGTGGTGGGCACGGGGGACAGAAGCGAGATCCTGATAGGCTACTTCACGAAGTACGGCGACGGGGGCGTGGATGTCCTGCCTATAGGTGGCCTCTACAAGACCTACGTCAGGCAGCTCGCCCTCCACCTTGGGCTACCCGAAAGCATAGCACTCAAGCCGAGTAGCCCGCGCCTCTGGCCGGGCCACGAGGCCGAGAAGGAGCTTGGGCTCAGCTACGAGGTCCTAGACGAGGTCCTCTACTGGCTCTTCGACGTGGGTCTGGAGCCCGAGGAGGTTAGCTCAGTCGCCGGGGTGGACAGGAAGATTGTCGAGAGGGTGGTTGAGATGCACAGGAAGAGCTCGCACAAGCGCGAGCCACCCAAGGTGATCAAGCCAGCTATACGCTACCTTTAA
- a CDS encoding alkaline phosphatase family protein, with amino-acid sequence MKLIYLVLDGVADNPADGVTSLEASNHPALDELARKSRAGLMYTIGRGVAPESDAAVISILGYNPHEEYTGRGPLEAMGAGLSIREGYEVAFRANFATVDPDTLRIIDRRCGRNLTSEEARELARALDGVELGAYDAYARVVATVGHRAVVVIGSRSFKLSDAVDNTDPAYSKQGYVSVARREFEPFIAKAKPLEPTEEAMRTAELVDAFTRLAVSTLRDHPVNVRRQREGKLPANAILLRDSGGRLPRLQPISERYGLRFGAVAEMPVEIGIARVLKMDVEAVPPPTGDKKADYRARLEATRRLLERNDAVYVHLKGPDEPGHDGDFKAKVESIEAIDAYYVSPLLELVEEEQAAVIVTADHATPYTRKTHTDDPVPLILYHHRLRPDGLERFTEKECSKGSLGVLQHGWEMLPRVMRELREKA; translated from the coding sequence ATGAAGCTCATATACCTCGTTCTAGACGGTGTAGCCGACAACCCTGCTGACGGGGTTACGTCTCTCGAGGCCTCCAACCACCCGGCCCTAGACGAGCTTGCCAGGAAGTCCAGGGCGGGGCTGATGTACACTATAGGCAGGGGGGTGGCGCCCGAGAGCGACGCCGCGGTGATATCGATTCTAGGCTACAACCCCCACGAGGAGTACACTGGGCGCGGACCACTGGAGGCCATGGGGGCGGGCCTCAGCATAAGGGAGGGCTACGAGGTGGCGTTCCGCGCGAACTTCGCTACCGTCGACCCCGACACCTTGAGGATCATAGACAGGAGGTGCGGGCGGAACCTCACGAGCGAGGAGGCCCGCGAGCTGGCCAGGGCGCTCGACGGGGTCGAGCTCGGCGCCTACGACGCTTACGCCAGGGTCGTCGCCACGGTTGGCCACAGAGCTGTCGTCGTCATCGGGAGCAGGAGCTTCAAGCTGAGCGACGCTGTGGACAACACGGACCCAGCGTACTCAAAGCAGGGCTACGTTTCGGTGGCCAGGCGCGAGTTCGAGCCCTTCATAGCCAAAGCCAAGCCCCTCGAGCCCACGGAGGAGGCCATGAGGACGGCGGAGCTCGTTGACGCGTTCACAAGGCTAGCCGTCTCGACCCTTCGCGACCACCCCGTCAACGTCAGGAGACAGAGGGAGGGCAAGCTACCGGCGAACGCCATCCTACTCCGCGACTCCGGCGGCAGGCTCCCCAGGCTGCAGCCGATAAGCGAGCGGTACGGCTTAAGGTTCGGGGCCGTCGCGGAGATGCCCGTGGAGATAGGGATAGCTCGAGTCCTCAAGATGGACGTCGAAGCCGTGCCTCCACCGACCGGCGACAAGAAGGCGGACTACAGGGCTAGGCTCGAGGCCACAAGGAGGCTCCTGGAGCGCAACGACGCCGTCTACGTTCACCTGAAGGGCCCCGACGAGCCGGGCCACGACGGCGACTTCAAAGCCAAGGTTGAGAGCATAGAGGCGATAGACGCCTACTACGTCTCCCCCCTCCTCGAGCTCGTCGAGGAGGAGCAAGCAGCTGTGATAGTCACCGCCGATCACGCGACACCGTACACGAGGAAGACACACACCGACGACCCCGTCCCGCTGATCCTCTACCACCACCGGCTAAGGCCCGACGGCCTGGAAAGGTTCACCGAGAAAGAGTGCTCGAAGGGCAGCCTGGGAGTGCTCCAGCACGGCTGGGAAATGCTACCCAGGGTCATGAGAGAGCTGAGAGAAAAGGCCTAG
- a CDS encoding transposase yields MSWEGKDGEGLADAYRVWEIKANREERQRLQRLYLRLSSAVRQACKALEERLGKDFREDPKKFSEELIREASKTAGLPKGLFWYAVEWRRMVAEARRQSKMRSRFTPPPVPLLVKVVGNGNRLHGNSSAIAVLDASRGELRIPSANIAVRLRPSLVRAVLEDLERFGDAKLTLWLTAKGRLRLVAHRKARPAWWDGEGKLAVVAVDVNSSHGLYLMAFAFDDKVRLVAQRVLKPPNTALLRLLAAIMTSYSKLGSWDQAVERFRERRDVRRLRRARREFAVEVALRLAERLRAKVNLTPERAERVAGQASRKVKKVNEDWVRGVLRELRALIRKLMEEGYLVVIVADVPRAESLRGSQLQRTLLRAARRLENLALYEGARWFELRNNVSGKQCPMCGAWGVEVRKRYYRCPKCNLEWTRDWAAAFNAAKLFLKVCDAKKQLEALQSWLSQHPRAPTHGTRERSGH; encoded by the coding sequence GTGAGCTGGGAGGGCAAAGACGGCGAGGGGCTCGCCGACGCCTACAGGGTGTGGGAGATAAAGGCTAACAGGGAGGAGAGGCAGAGGCTACAGCGACTCTACCTCAGGCTGTCGAGCGCAGTCAGGCAGGCCTGCAAGGCCCTCGAAGAGAGGCTCGGCAAGGATTTCAGAGAAGATCCAAAGAAGTTCAGCGAAGAGTTAATCAGGGAGGCCTCGAAGACGGCTGGGCTGCCTAAGGGGCTGTTCTGGTACGCCGTGGAGTGGCGCAGGATGGTCGCGGAGGCGAGGAGGCAGAGCAAGATGCGTAGCAGGTTCACCCCGCCACCAGTACCGCTACTGGTCAAGGTGGTCGGCAACGGCAATAGGCTTCACGGCAACAGTAGCGCTATAGCAGTCCTCGACGCCTCTAGGGGCGAGCTCCGCATTCCAAGCGCTAACATCGCGGTGAGGCTGAGGCCCTCGCTGGTCAGGGCTGTGCTGGAAGACCTGGAGCGCTTCGGCGATGCGAAGCTGACGCTATGGCTGACGGCTAAGGGTAGGCTGAGGCTGGTGGCGCACCGCAAGGCGAGGCCTGCGTGGTGGGACGGCGAGGGCAAGCTGGCTGTCGTAGCGGTGGACGTGAACAGCTCCCACGGTTTGTACTTGATGGCCTTCGCCTTCGACGACAAGGTAAGGCTGGTGGCGCAGAGAGTGCTTAAGCCTCCCAACACCGCTCTGCTGAGGCTCCTCGCCGCCATTATGACCAGCTATTCCAAGCTGGGTAGCTGGGACCAAGCCGTCGAGAGGTTCAGGGAGAGGAGGGACGTGAGGAGGTTGCGGAGAGCAAGGAGAGAGTTCGCGGTGGAGGTGGCGCTGAGGCTGGCGGAGAGGCTGAGGGCGAAGGTAAACTTGACGCCGGAGCGCGCCGAGAGGGTTGCGGGGCAGGCTTCGAGGAAGGTGAAGAAGGTGAACGAGGACTGGGTCAGAGGCGTGCTCAGGGAGCTAAGGGCCCTGATCAGAAAGCTCATGGAAGAGGGCTACCTTGTCGTCATCGTAGCGGACGTGCCCAGGGCCGAGTCCCTCAGGGGCTCACAGCTGCAGAGGACGCTGCTCAGAGCGGCAAGGCGGCTTGAGAACCTAGCGCTCTACGAGGGCGCCAGGTGGTTCGAGTTGAGAAACAACGTCAGCGGCAAGCAGTGCCCCATGTGCGGGGCCTGGGGAGTAGAGGTGAGGAAGCGCTACTACCGCTGCCCGAAGTGCAACCTCGAGTGGACCAGGGACTGGGCCGCAGCTTTCAACGCCGCGAAGCTCTTCCTAAAGGTCTGCGATGCGAAGAAGCAGCTAGAGGCGCTGCAGAGCTGGCTCAGCCAGCACCCCAGAGCCCCGACCCACGGCACTAGAGAAAGGTCAGGGCACTAG
- a CDS encoding GHMP family kinase ATP-binding protein, whose protein sequence is METLLNGVRGDYEVARRAALEVARLAGYTGGLTVRQTVEVPIGGGLGTSGASALATVLATAGLLGVKLSYTSLARIAHKVEVEAGTGLGTVSGLAVGGACIVAEPGPPGSDRVDRIPVGQDRVVVVGFFGPVRKSSVLRSTSLAEINRRGRFYVEALLGEPTIENLLAFSKSFSLETGLATPNVRKAYEELERRGFRLAGQAMVGDTVFTVVPVEEADAVSSILRNLGAHVTVTGISWKPAVLLL, encoded by the coding sequence GTGGAGACCCTCCTGAACGGCGTTAGAGGCGACTACGAGGTCGCCCGCAGAGCCGCCCTAGAGGTTGCGCGGCTAGCGGGCTACACCGGAGGCCTCACGGTTAGGCAGACGGTGGAGGTCCCCATCGGAGGGGGCCTCGGCACTAGCGGTGCAAGCGCCCTCGCAACGGTGCTGGCGACCGCCGGCCTACTGGGCGTGAAGCTCAGCTACACTTCTCTCGCGAGGATAGCCCACAAGGTGGAGGTCGAGGCCGGCACCGGGCTGGGGACAGTTTCAGGCCTAGCGGTGGGAGGAGCCTGCATAGTCGCGGAGCCCGGCCCCCCGGGCTCAGACAGGGTGGACAGAATACCCGTCGGCCAGGACCGCGTCGTCGTAGTCGGCTTCTTCGGGCCGGTGCGGAAAAGCAGCGTTCTGAGATCCACCAGCCTAGCGGAGATAAACAGGAGGGGTCGCTTCTACGTGGAAGCCCTTCTCGGAGAGCCCACGATCGAGAACCTCCTAGCCTTCTCGAAGAGCTTCTCGCTGGAGACAGGCCTCGCGACCCCCAACGTGAGGAAGGCTTACGAGGAGCTCGAGAGGAGAGGCTTCCGCCTCGCGGGGCAGGCCATGGTCGGCGACACCGTCTTCACCGTTGTTCCCGTCGAGGAAGCCGACGCGGTCTCCAGCATTCTGAGGAACCTAGGGGCGCACGTCACCGTCACGGGAATATCGTGGAAGCCAGCTGTTCTGCTCCTCTAA
- a CDS encoding acylphosphatase, with amino-acid sequence MAKLVRAHIYVSGLVQGVFFRASMQEVARSLGVTGWVRNLPDGRVEAVVEGDEDKVRKLIEWAWRGPPLARVENVEVKWEEYRGEFHDFHIRR; translated from the coding sequence GTGGCAAAGCTCGTAAGGGCGCACATCTACGTCTCAGGCCTCGTCCAGGGCGTCTTCTTCCGGGCGTCCATGCAGGAGGTCGCGAGGAGCCTCGGCGTCACGGGGTGGGTGAGGAACCTGCCCGACGGCAGGGTGGAGGCAGTGGTTGAGGGCGACGAGGACAAGGTTCGGAAACTGATCGAGTGGGCTTGGCGCGGCCCCCCGCTTGCGAGAGTAGAGAACGTCGAGGTCAAGTGGGAGGAGTACAGGGGAGAGTTCCACGACTTCCACATACGCAGGTAA
- a CDS encoding molybdopterin molybdotransferase MoeA, whose amino-acid sequence MRELHSVSVVLRDVRRYLKLPGEVEVPVEGALGLYSAETVVSTFKLPPKPKSVVDGYAVRASDVEPASPSSPVPLKLSGGVLRPTGEASVRLAPGEAVRIETGALLPEGADAVVPVEDAFEEDGRVYVLRRVAVYENVSLPGEEYDEGLVVVRRGERIRPQSVAGLILEGRESVRVFDATVGILNVGDEIVSGTFFKPFTHVFVKGWFEQHGFRVQELSLARDDIEEIAAWLNRSGAYMSVLLGGTSMGGHDFTVRAVEGLSPEYMVHGFAVQPGKTACLAVKDGKPIVAMSGLPVAALSTLEVVVKPMLRDLGLDVPDYPRVKAVLTRRITVKMGVVGFARVRVYRCSEGLCAEPLMVGGSGSLTSLLRGNGFVIVPEGVEGYEEGEEVEVHLIRGVV is encoded by the coding sequence TTGAGGGAGTTGCACAGCGTGTCGGTGGTCCTGCGCGATGTGCGGAGGTACCTTAAGCTCCCTGGAGAGGTGGAGGTGCCTGTTGAGGGCGCGCTGGGCTTGTACTCGGCTGAGACCGTTGTCTCGACCTTCAAGCTGCCCCCTAAGCCGAAGAGCGTGGTGGACGGCTACGCTGTCCGGGCCTCGGACGTGGAGCCGGCTTCGCCCAGCTCCCCCGTCCCCCTGAAGCTCTCGGGGGGCGTTCTCAGGCCAACGGGTGAGGCTTCTGTCAGGCTGGCCCCAGGCGAGGCTGTAAGGATTGAAACCGGCGCCCTGCTGCCGGAGGGCGCCGACGCGGTCGTGCCGGTTGAGGACGCCTTCGAGGAGGATGGCAGGGTCTACGTGCTCAGGCGGGTGGCGGTGTACGAGAACGTCTCCCTGCCGGGCGAGGAGTACGATGAGGGCTTAGTGGTGGTGAGGAGGGGGGAGAGGATCAGGCCCCAGTCCGTCGCCGGCTTGATCCTGGAGGGCAGGGAATCGGTCAGGGTCTTCGACGCCACGGTAGGGATTCTGAACGTGGGGGACGAGATAGTCTCGGGGACATTCTTCAAGCCCTTCACCCACGTTTTCGTCAAGGGCTGGTTCGAGCAGCACGGCTTCAGGGTTCAAGAGCTCTCGCTTGCCCGCGACGACATCGAGGAGATCGCGGCCTGGCTGAACAGGAGCGGGGCGTACATGAGCGTACTGCTGGGCGGGACGTCGATGGGCGGGCACGACTTCACCGTAAGGGCCGTGGAGGGCCTCAGCCCCGAGTACATGGTGCACGGCTTTGCCGTGCAGCCCGGGAAGACGGCCTGCCTCGCTGTAAAGGACGGGAAGCCCATCGTGGCCATGAGCGGGCTACCCGTGGCGGCGCTGTCGACGCTCGAGGTCGTGGTGAAGCCTATGCTCCGCGACCTAGGACTGGATGTGCCGGACTACCCGAGGGTCAAGGCCGTGCTGACGAGGAGGATCACGGTGAAGATGGGCGTCGTGGGCTTCGCCAGGGTCAGGGTTTACCGGTGCTCCGAGGGACTGTGCGCTGAGCCGCTGATGGTCGGGGGCTCGGGCTCCCTCACGAGCCTGCTGCGCGGGAACGGCTTCGTTATCGTGCCAGAGGGGGTGGAGGGCTACGAGGAGGGTGAAGAGGTTGAGGTCCACCTCATAAGGGGTGTTGTCTAA